One Dialister invisus DSM 15470 genomic region harbors:
- a CDS encoding ZIP family metal transporter: protein MEDVFWGLMIPLLGTTLGAACVFFMRGRLHRSVQRGLTGFAAGVMVAASFFSLLLPALEQSAPMGRWAFLPAVIGFGVGVAFLLFLDHIIPHLHMNAETAEGPRSHLKKTTMLILAVTLHNIPEGMAVGVVYAGVLAGSSGLTTSGAMALSAGIAIQNFPEGAIISMPLKASGMGSWKSFFGGFLSGVVEPVGAVLTILLTSLVVPLLPCFLSFAAGAMIYVVVEELIPEMSAGEHSDIGVVSFAVGFMVMMALDVALG, encoded by the coding sequence ATGGAAGATGTTTTCTGGGGGCTTATGATTCCCCTTCTTGGTACGACACTGGGTGCGGCGTGTGTTTTTTTCATGCGGGGACGGCTGCACCGATCGGTTCAGCGCGGCCTTACGGGATTTGCCGCGGGCGTCATGGTGGCGGCTTCATTTTTCAGTCTGCTCCTTCCGGCACTGGAGCAGTCGGCGCCTATGGGGCGGTGGGCGTTCCTTCCCGCGGTGATCGGTTTCGGTGTGGGTGTGGCGTTTCTTCTGTTTCTGGATCACATTATTCCTCATCTGCACATGAATGCGGAAACGGCGGAAGGGCCGAGGAGCCATCTCAAGAAGACGACGATGCTCATTTTGGCGGTGACGCTCCATAATATTCCTGAGGGAATGGCGGTAGGCGTGGTATATGCGGGGGTTCTTGCCGGCAGCAGCGGTCTGACAACGTCAGGGGCGATGGCTCTTTCAGCAGGGATCGCCATCCAGAACTTCCCGGAGGGCGCTATCATTTCCATGCCGCTCAAAGCGTCGGGCATGGGGAGCTGGAAATCTTTTTTTGGAGGCTTCCTTTCGGGCGTTGTGGAACCGGTCGGCGCGGTTCTGACGATTCTGCTTACGAGCCTTGTCGTCCCGCTTCTTCCCTGCTTTCTCAGCTTTGCCGCAGGCGCCATGATTTACGTCGTCGTGGAAGAGCTCATTCCTGAAATGTCGGCAGGGGAACATTCCGATATAGGCGTGGTTTCCTTTGCTGTCGGTTTCATGGTCATGATGGCTCTCGACG